GACATAATGCAGATATACTGCACACATCAGATGTAAATACGAACTCCACACTTTACACAGCTGTGCATACCACATGCACACCTCTTCAACGGTCATGCTTCCGGGACACACTCAGGGTACATTAATTGGGGTGATTGTGACAGTCGTGGCTGTAACAGTACAATACAGATTTTGTGtcttgattacacacacacacacacacacacacacacacacacacacacacagagttagatACAGACCACACccaaagacacacatataaaaacatacacacaatcacatataGGGCCCTTAGTCACCCTGCCCCAGGTCTCCTGTGTTTCCATGgacacttttctctctctcccatcactCACTTACCCCTGAGTCTCAAGTCCTGGGTCTGGCAAAGGCAGTGTTCCTGCTCAGCCTCTTCTAACATGGAGGTCTCTTTAGGACCTGACCCCAGGGAGACTCTTCAAGCCTGCTCCCACTATGAGGCTAGAACTGGGACTCCTGGTCACCAGGATCCTTTCTTTTGCTCTGTCCTGGCACTGAGCAAAGCCCCATGGGGGAATTCCTGAGCACATAGAGCCTCTATAAAGAAGAATACAAAACATGACAAGTTCTGCTGTGGTCCCCAGAGGGCTTACCTCTGGGAGGATTAGCACAACCTGAGGTGCAAAGAGGAGCCTGCCCAAGCATCCCTCAGGAATATCCCATGATCCTCCTTTCACAGTAAACTCCAGCGGGTTTCACATTGGACAACACAGGCATATGTGTTATGAGAATCGTAACAGTGGACTTAAGAAGGGACCACAAGGATCTCTGTATGATCCTGCCTTCCTAATTGTCCTGTCTCTGTCCCATCACAAGTCCAAGATCCCAGCAGCAGCAGAACTCCTCAAATATGGGCCTGTCCTTCACAGCCCTGGGCAAATTCATGAAACACAGGAGCTGAGAGAGAATTCTAGGTCAGCAGGTGACAATGAccagtgtgtgctgtgctgtgtgtgtctggatGTGAAGGCATGTGCAACAGAACAGGGACAACTCTGTCCTTCAGGCTGTCTGTGTGTCCTACCCTGACATTTGTGCCAACATCAGACATTTCTAGCCGAAGAATGATGAGAATCCAGGCCTGAACTCTTTATGCCTCTATGTCCTGATGAAGGAAGGCCATGCCTTCTCTGAAGCAGCCACACCCCACTTGGACCTCTTCCTATCCTCTGTGAGAGAAGAGGACCCCAGAGCATCTGCTTCTTTCTGTGAATGATTACCCAGGCCTGGGCCTCAGTCATCTCCTTCTTGCCATGaagggtttggggttttttgtttgtttggttttgtttcaactTTTTGTGTTTTGGTGGGGAGAAGCCTCATGGgggcacacatgtgccatgggacacacacatgccatggagCACATGCAGAAGCCTCACATGTCTGTCCTCATCTCTCACCTTAATTGAAACTGGGCCTCTGTTGTTCTCTACTGTAGATATCAGGTTAACTGGCCCAGGAGCCTCTCCAATTCCCCCATCACTGCCCCTGCCTCATCATAGAGCACagagattacagatgcatgctacAGCATCCAGCTCTACATGGATTCTTGGTATCTGAACTTTTCAGTGTAAGCACcttacctattgagccatctcccttccccccactGGAGCTCCCTGAGGTGCCAGACTCCCTGCAGAGGTCTTGGGGCTTTTACTTGGCCACAAAAGGTCACAGGAAGTAGCCCAGGTCCTATAGGATTTTCTGTTACAACCAcgtgtttataaatgtctttctGACTCTATATAACTTCTTATGCAAGTTCCTTGTCTGCCCAGGGCTTCTCTAACCAGCACGGCTCCTTGCAGAGAGACTGAACATCAGCATGAGGTAAGGTACACTTGGGAGCTCAGTACTTTTGAGCTCTTATCCTCACTGAAGTCTTCAGCCCAAAAGGAATGTGGCATGTGTTGTATTGGGTACATTGATTTCGCACCTGGAGGATGTTCTGTGACTCTACCTGGAATGTGATGCCCCATGACCATGTTCCTCATAGCTGATGAGAGTTTATGGAAGGATCTCTCTGATGAGTTAGTTGTGGGTTATCTTCTGTGTGGTGAGTCAAGTCTTCTGCTGAGGAAattccagaggtcagaggtcatcttAGGACACACCTGAGTCTGAACCCCACATTATCTGATTTCCATTAGCCACCACTTGGCCAGGAGATGAAGTATTTACTCTTGTGTTACGTGATTCAGATCAGTATTGAGGATTCTCCTTATGTCTGCCTATTCTCTTCCTCAGGCAGAGATGCCCTAGTACTGTGGTTACCTCATCTGCAGAAGCATGGAGAAGTTGGGGTTACTTCTGGCCGATGCTCCTTCCTCCTTGGGCCCTGACACATTCTTCCCAGGTTTGTGACATTTTGACCTGGTTCAAATGTGAAAAGAACTGCAAGTCTGAGCAatgcatttgttcttttgttcagCCTTGTGCTTCCTAGAACTAGATCTTACCTGCTTGTGCAAGGGGAGCCTTCAGCCCAGTGCCCATCTGCCTCAGCTGCCAAGGTGCCATGGGGAATTTGACAGCACCAAAGCCTCTGAGAGTCTCACCACTTAGCATAAGTCTGTAGGTACAGGCATGCTGATGCTGAATATCCTGCCTTCTTATACTATTAGGGCACAGAGAGAGCTCACTGGATACTGTCATCATTTGAATAAGGATAATCCCTCATTCCCCATGCACCATCCCTGCTCATATATTAGAATGTTTTGTCACCAGGGAGTGAAACTCTTTGACAGGAATGGAAgcattagggggtgtggcctctTTGGAGGAAGTGCATTACTGGGGGTGGACTTGGAGATTTCAAAGAGCTCACACCAGGACCTGCattgcttgttctctctctctttctctctccctttccctctgcctgtctctgtctctgtctctgtctctgtctctgtctctgtctctctgtctctctctctctctctctctctctctctctctctctctctctctcatccctcctctctttctcacaTCTCTCTGACTGAAAATCAAGATTCAATCTCAGCTATGTTTCCAGGACCATACCTGACACACTTGTCACCATGCTCCCCGCTGTGgtaataatggactaagcctctgaaactgtaagccagccctggtTTACTAGCTGttgtggtcctggtgtctcttcacagcaatagaacagtgatgaAGACACATATCAAGCAGTGATCATGCCTTAGAGTCCTGCAGTGAATACATGAACCGGTTTCTTTGCCCTTCTTGATCTGATATTCTGTAGAGCATAAAGAAACAGTGGACACAGACAAAATGCAGGCAAATACCCTGATGATCAATGATTCAGAAGGAAGAGAATGATACAGAGACAGAACATCTGCATTCTGGGATAATAGGGAGAACATCTGTATTCTGTGTTAATAGGAAAACATCTGCATTCTGTGTTAATAGAAGAACATCTGTATTCTGTGTTAATAGGAGAACATCTGCGTTCTGTGTTAATGGGACAACATCTGCATTCTGTGTTAATGGGACTGGAAATGAGTGGAATAAGAGTAGATACCCAGAGGAGAGGCTTAACCCAGGGAACAGTAAATGTAAAGTCCCCACACATGTCACCACAGCCTGCAGGTTCTGCTGCAGATCAGAGGGGTGCAGGTGCCTCTGTGGTCAGGGGGTCACCAGGCTTCAGgaccctctctcttcccttcttccccaacAAGAATGGGATGTGGATGACAAGTATTGGGACACTGAGtcatgagaaaggagagatcTGAGGTATTCTTTCATTCTTGCCCACAACACCTACCCAAAATCATGTCCATGCCTAGACATGGGGCCAGGAGACACAAGGAGACAGAGCTGTCATGCATAGTGGCGCCCATCTACTCCTGGCTCTAAAGGGATGGGGgatttctgtgtgttcaaggTTAGCTTGAGCTAAATAGTGTATCGCAGCCCAGCTTGGGTTGCAGTATGAGAACTTTCTACAGGGCCAAGGATGCATGATAGTcggcaccatgcttgcctggcatgtgcgaagccctgggttcaatcctgaGCACAGCATGAATGGGCTGTGGGGACACACACCTAAAATTTCTGAACTCAGGtaatgaaggcaggaggatcagttcaGGGTTATCCTTAGCTAAATAGAAGCCAGACAAACAGCGAACCAAACAGAATAAGATAGAAGAGAAAGCTGTGACCTACAGGTCTGTAGGAGACTCAGCCCTCAGATAAGCTCTGATTAAGGGATTGGGTCACAGCATGAGACTGACCAACAGTGTGGACCTGGAAATGTTGCTCAAGACCCCATGAACTAAGAGCATCCTATAATCTGAATTTTGGAAGgaggtggtgtttgtttgtttgtttgtttgtttttgttttttttttgtgtggcCACAGCTAGAGCAAGAGAAGGCAGCCTTCAAATCCACTCAGGAAGTGGCTTGTCACAGAGGGTGGGTGACCtgacagaaaacagaagtgctCCCCAGGGCTCTGGCATGAGGGTGGAGGCCCTTGGGTAAGGGTTAGGGGACAAATCTCACCCTCAATCCACAACCGTGGGTGTCCCCACTTGCTGGGTGTGGTAGGAACCAAAGCCTCTGAGGCCTGAACATCCACAGAGACTTTCCTGCACCTGCTCATCTGGAACCTCACGTAGGAGCCAGGGACCAGGAAGCAGGGAACAGAAAGGAGAACTAGAAAAGAGGACATTCTACCATCTAGAAGGAAACAGCTTCTTCTCCTCTGTTGGCCCTGATGTGGGTGTAGGTGACAgctgagctggagaaatgaccccCAGAGGAATCAGGTTGTGGCTGCCTTCAGCTCTGCTCCTCTCTCAGGTCCCAGGTGAGCACAGGGCAGGTGTGGCTGGTGTGCAGCTCAGAAACGGGAACTCCTGCTGTAATCCTGACAGGGCcatgtgaggagagagagagagagagagagagagagagagagagagagagagagagagagagagagaggccagcaTTGGCAGAGGGGCCTAGAGAAATGGCaggagggtgggggtagggtgagATGGTAACCAGGAGCAACCAGCATCTGCCTCACAGATGCTGTCAGGTTTCTGTGAACAACACCGTCATGTCTACCACACCGGAGACAGAGTCAGGACCCACAGAGAAGGTTACCTGTGACAGGCATTGCCATAACTATATAATCTCTATTCATCTTATAACCTCAGTCTTGACTCCTGCTCTGACAACCCTGTCTTCTTTCTCACTGTTTCCTCAGGACCAGAGGGTTTTGTAAGACCTGATCCAAGGGGGGCATCACTTCCATTCAGTTGTAATGGTGCAGAATTGAGGTTTGTGTTTTCCAGGCTGTGTCCCTCTGCATGGTCCCAGCACTGTGACAGGAACAGTGGGGAAAACGCTGAGTGTGTCGTGTCAGTATGAGGAGAAATTCAAGACTAACAATAAATACTGGTGCAGAGTGTTATCTGTGCTACGATGTAAAGATATTGTGAAGACAAGAGGCACAGAAGAAGCCAGGAATGGCCGAGTGTCCATCAGGGACCATCCAGACAACCTCACCTTCACAGTGACCTTGGAGAGCCTCAGCGAGGAGGATGCAGGCACCTACATGTGTGGGGTGGATATGCCATTTTTCGATGGCTTCTTTGAGATTGATGACTCCTTAGGGATCAATAAGTACTTCAAGGTTGAGTTGTCCATCGTACCAGGTAAGCCTCCTTCATGCCAGGGCAGCCTGGGTCCAGGCCTGTCATTCcctcatggaagaaggaagccatGAACTTTAGCATGGTGAGCTTGGTGAGTGAGTGACTCAGGACAGGGAGTGTGAGTGCACACATTCCTCTGTGAGAGCATGTGCAGTActtgtgacagtgtgtgtgtagcagtacatgtgtgtgcatgcacacacggcCACAGTAGGGAACCTGTGTTCTTAGAAACTATTTTATTCTTTCAGTTATTTCCTTCTTCGCGTATTTGGTAGTTTATAGAGGCTTGCCcgtggtgtgtgtgagtgaatggaGAACTTCTGGGTGTTAGTTCTCTGTTTCCATCTTGTGtgtcaaactcaagtcatcaggcttggcaaatAGgggactttaccaactgagccatgtcaTCATCAGCCCCTGTTGGGGATTCTCTGTGTGCACCATGGGGCAGTTTCAGGACTGAAACTTTCTAGAGACAGACTCTGAATCGCTGGCTCTTTGTGACTTTCTGTCCTGATAAGAAAGGGGTCCTCTCTCCCAGGTGTCCTGTGGTCCTGTCCCCAATATCCATATGCAAATGGTACCCTAGCACATCAGCTCCCCTCTCTCAAAGGCAGGTTGGACCTGAGACTGAGTGCATGTTATCCTTACAGGGGGGTTCTTGGGGTGCCAGTTTCATCACTGGTTCTGGAACTTCTGAGAGACCAGAGACACAAGAAGGAGCCTAGACAGTGTGTGGGGCTTCTCAGTGCCTTGAGGAACCTACTCAACCCTCCAGGCTCCCCTGTGTCCCCCTTTCCCAGAAACCACTTACTGCTGGAAGAAACTCAGACTATCTCTCCAAAGTTCCCCTTCTATGAGCAGAGGGTCAAGCATGATGGAAGACAGGCTTTCAGCTACTTTGGTCACCAATGTTCTCCATGTCTGCAGGTCCTTCTCCCCTAATGGAGCCTCTTGTTCTTAGAACTCAAATCAGTGCATCCCTTTATGGGCTGGGGTACTTACAGGGGCTGAAGGAAGTGGCCAAACCTCGATGTTAAtcccagtttttcttttccttctccttctccttctccttctccttctccttctccttctccttctccttctcctccttctccttctccttctccttctcttcctcctcctcctcctcctcctactcctccttctccttcttctccttctctatctcgtcctttctcttcctcttcctcttccttttcctctgcttcttctgtttcttcctcttcttactccttctttttccttctcctcgctctcttcctccttctttcttctccatctcctcctccatcatcatcatcatcatcatcatcatcatcatcatcatcatcatcatcatcatctgagaAAGGTTCTGTTGTAGCCCAGGTTAACCACAAGCTCACTGTGTACTTAGGATTTATCTTGAATGCCTGATCttcttctctgcctttccagCAATGGGGTTACAAGCATGTATCACCACAGCCAGTTTCCGGTTCCTagttccccatttttatttttcctctataTGTTGCCCTGCAACATCTTCTGTGGGTTTGTACTGAAGACTGGGAACTAAATCCCACTGAAGTCACCACTCTACAGTAGAGCCCACTCTCCGCAGGGCCCTGCATGCATCTgcctttctagaactttccatctGCTCACTCCTCAGAGAAGACTGCCCAGTGGCCTGTCTGGCTGACACAGGAGTGAGTGGGCCAGGCAGACATGGAGTCCCACTACCCTGTTTGTCCCCAGAAGGATGGCGGACAAGGAGGCAATAGATGTGGCTGAGGTTAGGTGGGACCTGGCACCCACTGAGGTCTTGTCACTGATACTTAAACTCTCCTCTATAAGAAGACTGCCTTCATGTTTGCAAGTGTGACCCACACACTGTGCACCATGAGGTGGGCTGGGCAAGAAATCCCTGACAGCACCCTGGTGTGACAGTGGAGCTGATAGGCTGTCAAACAGCTGTCCAGCATGGCCCTGGGGACCTGTGTGAAGCAGAGTGACAGAGGGTTCACTGGGTAGGAGTGGAGGTCATGGGAACTGTCTTGTGTTTCCATCCTTTGTTCCAGTCACAGGTTCGAGCCAGGGGAAAGGTACAGATATCCTGGAGTCCCCCACATCCTCACCTGTGCACACTCAGTCCAATGTGACCACAGAGGACACAATTCCTGCTCCCAGCCCAAAGAATAGGTGAGTAACCCACATCCCTGAGGCCTTGGATGGGGGGAGGGGTTATACTGGGAGATCAGAGGTAGAAGGGTTTGTATCTCCCTCCTGTATGCCCCTCCTGCATTTCCCAATCTCAGGCTGACCTGGGAGGTTCTTGTCAGTGCCAGCTGCATACCTAAAGATAGGGACACAGCAGTGACACTCAGATACAGACCTGCTGACCTGGAGTTAGCTTCCTGCCATGCGGATGCTTCCTAAAAACATCCAGAGCCTGGAGAAATGGTTCTGCAGGTAAAGTGCATCTGAGTGTGAGCCCCGCCACCTACAGGAAaagtcaggcatggcagcaccTACTTGGAATACCAGAGCTcctgaggtagagacaggaggatgcctatGACTAACTGGCTAGCCAGCTTACTTGGCAAGCTGCAGGCTAGTGAGAGCTCCTGTCAGAAACAAGATAgatgggctgggtgtggtggctcacagcttcaatcccagcacatgggaggcagaggcagggcaagCTCTGTGAGTTTAGGACCAGgttggactacatagtgaattccattctatccagagctacatagtgagacctgtctcagaacaaataTAAAGTGGTGACTCTTGAGGCATGACCAAGGTCATTCCTCATATCTCTccatattcatgtacacacaagtgcacctgcatacatgcacatgaacacacacacacacacacacacacacacacagagttaactttgtaaaataaataagcagcTGTTGGTGGTGGTACAAGCCACACAGAAATTGGGAGTAAAGACAGATGGATCtcaatgagtttaaggccatcttgGTCCATATAATGAGTTTCAGAACAGTTATGGCtatataatcaatcaatcaatcaatcaatcaataaatgttaCCCTGGAGAATGTGGGAGAAGTCTAGTTAGAAGAAAATTGGGTGTCCTGGGGAGGCAGTGCCTGCCTAGTTTGAGGCCCATGGGCTTGGTCTGGAGAGAGCAGGTCAGGTCCACAGTTCAAGGCTACTTCTTGTGCTATGCATTAATCACACTGGTCATTCAGGCagtccttgtccttgtccctGCCTAGATCTCTGTGGACACAGACCTGGGTAAGAGACAGGCACATAGTGCAGGGTATTATTGTCACCTTCTGGGAAGGGAGCTAACTGTGACTGTGTCCCTTACAGGTCTCTTCTGAGCAGCCTCTACTTCTGTGTCCTGGTGTTTCTGGAGCTGCCCCTGTTCCTGATCATGCTTGGTGCTGTCCTCTGGGTGAACAGGCCTCAGAGGTGCTCTGGGGGAAGCAGCACTCAGCGCTGTTATGAGAATCAGTAAAGTCTGTTGATATCAAGGCCTTGTCCCTGGACACATCTCCTCTGGTGGCTGGGGACAACCAGTAAATCCATGGTTTTGAGAATGTTCTGAGACCGTTAGAAAATTTTTTTACTGTatcaaacacataaaacaatgcatccaataaatatatatatgtatttaaatagaattttacactggagagatgggtcagtgggtaagagcaccggctgctcttccagagttcctgagttcaattctcagtaaccacatggtggttcacaactatgtATAATGAATTCTGATGcattcttctggcatgcaggtgtacatgcagatggaccactcatatacattaaataaataaatctattattaaaaattaagtagAATTTTAATTGGATAACTTTACTTATTCTTTGGTAAGTTCACACTTGTGTACAACATGGCTCTATAATTTCCACCTCTGACCCCACCCTCCCACACCCACAGGCAtgtgttctcagcacccatacatgtggtctcccctctctttcccattCCCTGTTCTCTCTGTAACTCACTGAAAACAGTTAATGCTGCCTGACAGAATGCTAGCTGATCCTGCTGACTTAGTGTTGTGCACATCACCACAGCTGCAGTGAGGTAACCACAGCTGCAGTGATGTTACCACAGCTGCAGTGCTGTAACCACAGCTGCCATGAGCTTGTGATCCTggtcaaggccacacagagaacgCAGCATTTCAGGGCACTCTCCTCCTGTACctctggctgcctctggaactctctcctctccctccccgccttggggtgggagggggtgttATGTAGAGCTGAGCGCTCGATGGTCACTTACACCTCAGCAGAAGGAACCGAGGGCGAAGGCAGCGCTAACTGAAGGTATAGACGTAGACATGTAGAAGACAGTGTGACAGCCTGTCCAATAAATATGTACACCTTCCATGAGAAATACTGATGGCACTGTGTCCTCCACAGTCAGTAATAGAATGAGGTCTGTAGTGATGATCTCCCTATTTGATGTCACATCCCTGCTTCGCAGCCACCTTGGTGACAACCTGAACCTAGCATTTTATATCTGCTTGGCTTTAGACTTTGCCAGTTACATGCTCATGGGCGCACCAAGGGTGTATTGTTTAGCTTCTCTGTGTCCGATTGTTACATAAACAAagttatacttttattttatttaaattgagtCTCTCTACACATGCCTGGCCCAGAATTCAGTATCTAGACCAGATTGTGCCTGAACTCAGAAATTGACCTGCACCACCATACCAGGACTGTGTTAGACTTTTCCCCCAGTGTTCCGAAGTAAACCCAAAGCCTGACATGTAGAACAAGCAGTTTTCCACACAGATACACCCCCACCTTCCCCTCCTATGtatctccctgtctgtctgtctgtctgtctgtctgtctgtctctcacttttctcctttccttccttcttcctattACTTTCATGAACAGTGTCTCAcaatatagctcaggctagtttCCAACccccgatcctcctgcctctgtctccccagttctgggattatagacatgttcTACCATGCCAGTGACATGCTTCATTTCTAAGTCTATGGCTTTATCATTTAACACTGTGTCTCTGAGATTCATGCAACTGATATGTTGATGCTCTGACAGgcatcctgcctctgctgccctctGATTGGCTATGCAAGCACCCTAGGACATTGTTCTCCCTTCTGTGGCTGAACACTTTTGAgcctcttttcccttttcttctccttcttcctctttctcctcctcttcctcctcctcctgctcctcttcgtcttcctcatctcccaccctcccccaccctgctgtgttataaaataaatcacatgCTGGGATGACAAACACACATCACCAAGACCTGCTTTTCATGTGAGTTCTGCAGATGCTTGAATAGCAAGCCCTTTATTGGCTGAACTACATCCACTGTCTGATATTTATATCACATAGGTAGATATAATGATAGatacagatagagacagacataTAGAGATGTATAGAAGGAGATATATCCTGAGATTAATGGCTTTTAATTGTAATGTAGcaaatgactatttttttttgtgtCTTACGCCTTTGGCTCTCACTTAAGAAATTATTATGCCAAGAcaagcacatgcctgcaatcccttcacacaggagggagaggcaggggactCTGGAgtttcatcctcagctacagagtaaattccaggtcATCTTAGACTACATacgactctgcctcaaaaatcaagtaggagctggagagatgactcagcacttacaagcactggctgctcatccaggTTTGCACCACACAGCAGCTCCTTGTGATCACTAACTCCATTCTAGGAGATGCAATTTCCTCTTCTGCCCTGTCTGGGCACTGCCAGGTGCAATaacgtgcacacagacacaaacactcatgcacatgaaaatacacaggaatattttcaaagaataaacaacctaagaagatgaagaggcagaagagacTAGCAATAAC
The nucleotide sequence above comes from Arvicanthis niloticus isolate mArvNil1 chromosome 6, mArvNil1.pat.X, whole genome shotgun sequence. Encoded proteins:
- the LOC117709836 gene encoding CMRF-35-like molecule 4, with protein sequence MTPRGIRLWLPSALLLSQVPGCVPLHGPSTVTGTVGKTLSVSCQYEEKFKTNNKYWCRVLSVLRCKDIVKTRGTEEARNGRVSIRDHPDNLTFTVTLESLSEEDAGTYMCGVDMPFFDGFFEIDDSLGINKYFKVELSIVPVTGSSQGKGTDILESPTSSPVHTQSNVTTEDTIPAPSPKNRSLLSSLYFCVLVFLELPLFLIMLGAVLWVNRPQRCSGGSSTQRCYENQ